One window of Choristoneura fumiferana chromosome 13, NRCan_CFum_1, whole genome shotgun sequence genomic DNA carries:
- the LOC141434534 gene encoding uncharacterized protein, giving the protein MSKPCQYERVAEIQQTEAGRMLFTPRLYTEDTWGSGSASTTSTLCPATTPGRLYSAATQHGGVRSDKLTEVCCAWSGNFDVPEVVLRTVRIAITWRDVPDAEPEDEDGDREVRVKIGILVWGVQKGVEHVASVVEKVHRFSAQNKVLNIDDALDFDKLNTPLYSPAGRRDDTTPPQKSVRRSTARDLGRPLHPQPSELRRRREDSPPLPTDFGLRLEGDDESCPKCSEVCDNPEPKHLLGPNRDQLRIQVVIVPLTDFCHVGPPDTSLG; this is encoded by the exons GTCAATACGAGCGCGTGGCAGAAATCCAGCAGACCGAAGCCGGCCGCATGCTGTTCACCCCGCGCCTCTACACCGAAGACACCTGGGGCTCCGGCTCGGCATCGACAACTTCCACTCTCTGCCCTGCTACCACACCAGGACGTTTATATTCAGCAGCAACCCAGCATGGGGGCGTCCGCAGCGATAAGCTGACGGA AGTATGCTGCGCGTGGTCGGGGAATTTTGAT GTGCCGGAAGTGGTGCTCCGTACGGTGCGTATCGCGATCACGTGGCGCGACGTGCCCGACGCGGAGCCCGAGGACGAGGACGGCGACCGCGAGGTCCGCGTTAAG ATCGGCATCCTAGTGTGGGGCGTTCAGAAGGGAGTTGAACACGTCGCTTCTGTCGTGGAGAAGGTCCACCGGTTCTCAGCTCAGAATAA GGTGTTGAACATAGACGACGCGTTGGATTTTGACAAGCTTAACACGCCGCTTTACTCGCCCGCCGGCCGCCGCGACGACACCACGCCGCCGCAGAAAAG TGTCAGGCGGAGTACCGCCAGGGACCTCGGTCGGCCGCTCCACCCGCAGCCCTCGgagctgcgccggcgccgcgagGACAGCCCGCCGCTCCCGACCGACTTCGGCTTGAGACTGGAGGGGGACGACGA GAGTTGTCCCAAATGCAGCGAGGTGTGTGACAACCCTGAACCCAAGCACCTGCTGGGGCCCAACCGGGACCAATTGAGG ATACAAGTGGTGATAGTGCCTCTCACAGACTTCTGCCACGTCGGGCCACCGGACACGTCGCTCGGCTGA